Proteins encoded together in one Zonotrichia leucophrys gambelii isolate GWCS_2022_RI chromosome 1, RI_Zleu_2.0, whole genome shotgun sequence window:
- the IL10RB gene encoding interleukin-10 receptor subunit beta isoform X2 produces MAAALRAALCSGFLLLVSAMVPEPQNVRITSVNLHSTLQWDAPRYPRGNLTYTVQSKSIYYPGDSFETLGTGLRLPRCDVSSLSPYGSYALRLRAEAGALRSAWVSLPFKPMDDTSIGAPAVRLRSEQGALHVDLSGPFAEHGQERWPLRLYYGSWRYRILYWRKGSRDTEPASASRVAQVDTRHSSEVLAQLEPWTVYCVRVQALIPEWNKTGQLSRELCEQTTHNVSEQTPRCSPASPSPRRAAGL; encoded by the exons ATGGCCGCCGCGCTGCGGGCCGCGCTCTGCAGCGGGTTCCTGCTCCTCG TTTCTGCAATGGTCCCAGAGCCCCAGAACGTGAGAATTACTTCAGTCAATCTTCACAGCACCTTGCAGTGGGATGCACCAAGGTACCCCAGAGGAAACCTCACCTACACTGTCCAGTCCAAGag CATCTACTACCCCGGGGACAGCTTTGAGACGCTGGGGACGGGGCTGAGGCTGCCCCGGTGCGACGTGTCCTCGCTGTCCCCCTACGGCAGCTACGCGCTGCGGCTGCGCGCCGAGGCCGGGGCGCTGCGCTCCGCCTGGGTCAGCCTCCCCTTCAAGCCCATGGACGACA CGTCCATCGGTGCCCCCGCGGTGCGGCTGCGCTCGGAGCAGGGGGCGCTGCACGTGGATCTCTCGGGGCCCTTCGCGGAGCACGGCCAGGAGCGGTGGCCGCTGCGGCTCTACTACGGCTCCTGGCGCTACAGGATCCTCTACtggaggaagggcagcagggacaccgAGCCGGCCTCTGCTTCCCGG gTGGCTCAGGTGGACACCAGGCACAGCTCGGAGGTGctggcccagctggagccgTGGACAGTGTACTGTGTGCGAGTGCAGGCGCTGATCCCCGAGTGGAACAAGACAgggcagctgagcagggagctctgcgAGCAGACAACCCACAACG